From one Kiritimatiellia bacterium genomic stretch:
- a CDS encoding SGNH/GDSL hydrolase family protein — MNAPERRPAWRRALALVCFLVAACALGLVALIAWKGGRWTGAIGGLTVSAGNPCSRLWLAAAALLAGRLLWSGLPRDRGAWARLAGRLLLLAVSLWGSWRLGEWALRRALRANESSGDLRELEAFNEGEDIAVKAAHALAAITRVSPNKGLAYELKPNLDMDFGHRSLKTNSDGMRESREYSKEKPADTLRIIGIGDSGMFGWACHQGENYLDALENRLADRPGPLKYEVLNLAVPGYNTYQEVELLRYKGLAYSPDIVIVGWCENDLLPPFFLMKQRAYDERGVSYLYLLLFSREEFRRRTQPEVMRLDEVDPRYVAPEILENSGPEGVLKSLRELKRLSEERGFRVLVFGPMVPEIVTACRREGLECWSSFTLRQEDYPDANIHGMHPRPKANLILAEHLEKELDRLGWLGGASAALPAAAADEGPSRLQPMVERYRGQKLAVLCAQQREEGPVYFPEMTSILVSEFRRAGLECMDLGFELPSFDLQKFFEAGETEPALDAAAGGRAGVIVAALVEPGPGGLRIRFSVNSVVRRSTVWSGQFRESLAEDGAPLAQQAAAAWIAQLRAAAPEVK; from the coding sequence ATGAACGCCCCGGAACGCCGCCCCGCGTGGCGGCGCGCGCTGGCCCTGGTCTGTTTCCTGGTCGCGGCGTGCGCCCTCGGGCTCGTGGCCCTGATTGCCTGGAAGGGCGGGCGCTGGACCGGCGCGATCGGCGGGCTGACGGTCTCCGCGGGCAATCCCTGCAGCCGGTTGTGGCTGGCTGCCGCCGCGCTCCTGGCCGGCCGCCTGCTCTGGTCCGGGCTCCCGCGGGATCGCGGCGCGTGGGCCCGCCTGGCGGGCCGGCTCCTTCTGCTCGCGGTCAGCCTGTGGGGATCGTGGCGGCTCGGTGAGTGGGCGCTTCGCCGCGCGCTGCGCGCGAACGAAAGCTCGGGCGACCTCCGTGAACTGGAGGCCTTCAACGAAGGGGAGGACATCGCGGTCAAGGCCGCCCATGCCCTGGCCGCCATCACCCGGGTCAGCCCGAACAAGGGGTTGGCCTACGAGCTCAAGCCGAACCTCGACATGGATTTCGGGCATCGCAGCCTGAAGACCAACTCCGACGGCATGCGGGAGAGCCGGGAGTACTCGAAGGAGAAGCCGGCCGATACTTTGCGGATCATCGGGATCGGCGACTCCGGGATGTTCGGCTGGGCCTGTCACCAGGGGGAGAATTACCTCGATGCCCTGGAGAATCGCCTGGCGGATCGCCCGGGCCCCCTGAAGTACGAGGTCTTGAACCTCGCGGTGCCCGGGTACAACACCTACCAGGAAGTCGAACTGCTCCGGTACAAGGGGCTGGCCTACTCGCCGGATATCGTGATCGTCGGGTGGTGCGAGAACGACCTGCTGCCGCCGTTCTTCCTGATGAAGCAGCGGGCGTACGACGAAAGGGGCGTGTCCTACCTTTATCTCCTCCTGTTCAGCCGGGAGGAGTTCCGGCGCCGGACGCAGCCGGAGGTGATGCGGCTGGACGAGGTGGACCCGCGGTACGTCGCCCCGGAAATCCTGGAGAATTCCGGCCCGGAGGGCGTCCTGAAATCGCTGCGGGAACTGAAGCGTCTTTCGGAGGAGCGCGGGTTCCGGGTGCTGGTCTTCGGTCCCATGGTGCCGGAGATCGTGACCGCCTGCCGGCGGGAGGGCCTCGAGTGCTGGTCCAGCTTCACGCTGCGGCAGGAGGACTATCCCGACGCGAATATCCACGGCATGCATCCGCGGCCGAAGGCCAACCTGATCCTTGCAGAGCACCTGGAAAAGGAACTTGACCGCCTTGGTTGGCTGGGCGGCGCGTCCGCCGCGCTCCCGGCGGCGGCGGCCGACGAGGGGCCCTCCCGTCTGCAGCCGATGGTCGAACGATATCGCGGCCAGAAGCTGGCCGTGTTGTGCGCGCAGCAGCGGGAGGAGGGGCCGGTCTATTTCCCGGAAATGACGTCCATCCTGGTCTCCGAATTCCGCCGGGCGGGCCTGGAGTGCATGGACCTCGGATTCGAGCTGCCGTCGTTCGACCTCCAGAAGTTTTTCGAGGCCGGCGAGACGGAGCCGGCCCTGGACGCGGCCGCCGGGGGGCGGGCCGGGGTCATCGTGGCCGCGCTGGTGGAGCCGGGGCCGGGCGGCCTGCGCATCCGTTTTTCCGTGAACTCGGTGGTCCGGCGTAGCACCGTCTGGAGCGGTCAGTTCCGGGAGAGCCTGGCGGAGGATGGCGCGCCGCTGGCCCAGCAGGCGGCGGCCGCCTGGATCGCACAACTGCGGGCGGCCGCCCCCGAAGTGAAATAG
- a CDS encoding N-acetylmuramoyl-L-alanine amidase, whose protein sequence is MNMRCISGRCALAAGLALAGLAAAPSVRAEPAALRVITVGRERYVTLRDFAAAWGFSLHGPSGRMIELGSQWTRIRFQTDSREAWFNGLHIWLHAPVVTVQKRWAITEADAKKVIEPLLRKNALLRAQRARVVVLDPGHGGKDAGARGRRGAEEKSMVLDIAKRARTHLANAGLKVYLTRDTDRFLELEDRAARAAAWGADLFVSIHLNAATASSAKGIETYVLAAPGYPPTAATAGSAVPRLVFPGNRNDSVNMILGYYLHKALIDKTRAPDRGLRRARFVVLKNCTKPAVLLECGFLSNSGEESLLLTTAHREALALAIAKGILDYSSAVRAAQVVP, encoded by the coding sequence ATGAACATGCGGTGCATCAGCGGCCGGTGCGCGCTCGCCGCCGGGCTGGCTCTCGCCGGGCTGGCCGCGGCGCCGTCGGTCCGCGCCGAGCCCGCCGCGCTGCGGGTGATCACCGTGGGCCGCGAGCGCTACGTCACCCTTCGCGACTTTGCCGCCGCCTGGGGCTTCTCCCTCCACGGCCCGAGCGGCCGGATGATCGAACTCGGCAGCCAGTGGACCCGGATCCGCTTCCAGACCGACAGCCGCGAGGCCTGGTTCAACGGGCTCCATATCTGGCTGCACGCCCCCGTCGTGACGGTCCAGAAGCGCTGGGCCATCACGGAGGCGGACGCGAAGAAGGTGATCGAGCCGCTCCTCCGCAAAAACGCGCTGCTCCGCGCGCAGCGCGCCCGGGTGGTCGTCCTCGATCCCGGGCACGGGGGCAAGGACGCGGGCGCCCGCGGCCGGCGCGGCGCGGAAGAAAAGAGCATGGTCCTGGACATCGCCAAGCGCGCGCGCACCCACCTCGCCAACGCGGGGCTGAAGGTGTACCTGACCCGCGACACGGATCGCTTCCTGGAACTCGAGGATCGCGCTGCCCGCGCGGCCGCGTGGGGTGCCGATCTCTTCGTCAGCATCCATCTCAATGCGGCGACCGCGTCCTCCGCCAAGGGCATTGAGACCTACGTCCTGGCGGCCCCGGGCTATCCCCCGACCGCGGCCACCGCGGGCTCCGCCGTCCCGCGCCTGGTCTTTCCCGGCAACCGGAACGATTCGGTGAACATGATTCTCGGCTACTACCTTCACAAGGCGCTGATCGACAAGACCCGCGCGCCTGACCGGGGCCTGCGGCGGGCGCGGTTCGTGGTGTTGAAGAACTGCACGAAACCGGCGGTGCTCCTCGAGTGCGGATTCCTGTCCAACAGCGGCGAGGAATCCCTCCTGCTGACCACCGCGCACCGCGAGGCGCTGGCCCTGGCCATCGCCAAGGGTATCCTCGACTACTCCAGCGCCGTCCGCGCGGCCCAGGTCGTGCCCTGA
- a CDS encoding LL-diaminopimelate aminotransferase yields the protein MDLQKLFAERIGGAQFGLGTEIYKFEKIKRAKAAALKARPQVELLDFGVGEPDQLAPFPIREALKKAVDDPANRGYADNGIREFRVAACRYMESFFGVQGLNPDTEVNHSIGSKPALAMLPLCFVNPGDVVLTTVPGYPVMATHAKYLGAEIVKLPLERANGFFPDLKKIKPTTLKKAKLLYVNYPNNPTGAAATEAFFDELIAFAAKHHVLVVQDAAYATLIYGRPRLSILGRPGGKDVAIELHSMSKSYNMTGWRLGFVAGAAGAVKAFAEVKDNTDSGQFKAIQHAACAGVVDRQLSEAIRGHYEKRLKLLVAALRRAGFDAEMPGGTFYLYVPAPKAGGKTAFKTAEDASQYLLREHSVSTVPWDDVGAFLRFSATFESRGDADDQRVIAELEKRLAAADWKF from the coding sequence ATGGACTTGCAGAAACTGTTCGCCGAGCGCATCGGCGGTGCGCAGTTCGGGCTGGGCACCGAGATCTACAAATTCGAGAAGATCAAGCGCGCCAAGGCCGCCGCGCTGAAGGCGCGGCCGCAGGTCGAGCTGCTGGATTTCGGGGTGGGGGAGCCGGACCAGCTCGCGCCGTTCCCGATCCGTGAGGCGCTGAAGAAGGCCGTGGACGATCCGGCGAACCGCGGCTACGCCGACAACGGCATCCGCGAGTTCCGCGTCGCCGCCTGCCGCTACATGGAGTCGTTCTTCGGCGTCCAGGGCCTGAACCCGGACACCGAGGTGAACCACAGCATCGGCTCCAAGCCGGCGCTGGCCATGCTGCCGCTCTGCTTCGTTAATCCCGGCGACGTCGTGCTGACCACCGTGCCCGGCTATCCCGTCATGGCCACGCACGCGAAGTACCTCGGCGCGGAGATCGTCAAGCTGCCCCTCGAGCGGGCCAACGGCTTCTTCCCGGACCTCAAGAAGATCAAGCCGACGACGCTGAAGAAGGCCAAGCTGCTCTACGTCAACTATCCCAACAACCCGACGGGCGCGGCGGCCACGGAGGCGTTCTTCGACGAGTTGATCGCGTTTGCCGCGAAGCACCACGTCCTCGTCGTCCAGGACGCCGCCTACGCGACGCTCATCTACGGGCGGCCGCGGCTCTCGATCCTCGGCCGGCCGGGCGGCAAGGACGTCGCGATCGAGCTGCACTCGATGAGCAAGAGCTACAACATGACCGGCTGGCGGTTGGGCTTCGTCGCGGGCGCCGCCGGCGCGGTGAAGGCCTTCGCCGAGGTCAAGGACAACACCGACTCGGGCCAATTCAAGGCCATCCAGCACGCCGCCTGCGCCGGGGTCGTCGACCGGCAGCTCTCCGAGGCGATCCGCGGCCATTACGAGAAGCGGCTGAAGCTGCTTGTCGCCGCGCTGCGGCGGGCGGGTTTCGATGCGGAGATGCCGGGCGGGACGTTCTACCTCTACGTCCCCGCGCCGAAGGCCGGCGGGAAGACGGCCTTCAAGACCGCCGAGGACGCGTCCCAGTACCTGCTGCGGGAGCATTCCGTGTCCACCGTGCCGTGGGACGATGTCGGGGCGTTCCTGCGCTTCTCCGCCACGTTCGAGTCGCGCGGCGACGCGGACGACCAGCGCGTGATCGCCGAACTGGAAAAACGGCTGGCCGCGGCGGATTGGAAGTTCTGA
- a CDS encoding endonuclease/exonuclease/phosphatase family protein — protein sequence MTIASQVWKLARHAARTGLLAVLLGAASCGRDTVVPPPTPPPPAEASAPDAFSVMSFNLHLYGPADRTGTGRLDPKPEAERRAAVAIIARERPDILAVQELGNPSVREEFHEALARAGLEYPHVEYLQRGQSELNLAVFSRFPITDRRPHVDDRYTLGQAEIMVLRGFLDIEIDVRPDYRFRLLVAHLKAKVFHALGQTEMRRNEARLLNKHIRNYLKEQPDINLLVVGDMNDSWSSAALRELMGSEQQYVRDARPADEVGDVWTHFSPGDDGYNRIDYMMMSAGMWPEMVHDRTRVVRHPLGGLASDHRPLLGVFIARECPPAGPAGNPPGAGDSSGSAPPVSDPPP from the coding sequence ATGACCATCGCAAGCCAGGTCTGGAAGCTCGCCCGCCATGCGGCCCGGACAGGGCTCCTGGCCGTGCTGCTCGGGGCCGCCTCGTGCGGGCGCGACACCGTGGTCCCGCCGCCGACGCCTCCCCCGCCGGCCGAGGCGAGCGCGCCGGACGCATTCTCGGTCATGAGCTTCAACCTGCACCTGTACGGCCCGGCGGACCGCACGGGAACGGGCCGCCTCGATCCCAAGCCCGAGGCCGAGCGCCGCGCCGCGGTGGCCATCATCGCGCGCGAGCGGCCCGACATCCTGGCCGTCCAGGAACTCGGCAATCCGAGCGTACGCGAGGAGTTCCACGAGGCCCTCGCCCGGGCGGGGCTGGAGTACCCGCACGTGGAATATCTGCAGCGCGGGCAATCCGAGCTCAACCTGGCCGTGTTCAGCCGCTTCCCCATCACGGACCGGCGCCCCCACGTGGACGACCGCTATACGCTGGGCCAGGCGGAAATCATGGTGCTCCGCGGGTTCCTCGACATCGAGATCGATGTCCGGCCGGACTACCGGTTCCGACTCCTGGTCGCCCATCTCAAGGCCAAGGTCTTCCATGCGCTGGGGCAGACCGAGATGCGGCGCAACGAGGCCCGCCTGCTGAACAAGCACATCCGCAACTACCTCAAGGAGCAGCCGGACATCAACCTGCTCGTCGTGGGCGACATGAACGATTCGTGGTCCTCGGCCGCGCTGCGGGAACTGATGGGCAGCGAGCAGCAGTACGTCCGCGACGCCCGGCCGGCCGACGAGGTCGGGGATGTGTGGACGCACTTCTCGCCGGGAGACGACGGCTACAACCGCATCGACTACATGATGATGAGCGCCGGCATGTGGCCGGAGATGGTCCACGATCGGACCCGGGTGGTGCGGCATCCGCTGGGCGGCCTGGCCTCGGATCACCGGCCGCTGCTCGGCGTGTTCATCGCGCGCGAGTGCCCGCCGGCGGGGCCGGCGGGAAATCCCCCCGGTGCAGGCGATAGTAGCGGGTCCGCCCCGCCGGTATCCGATCCTCCACCGTGA
- a CDS encoding amino acid-binding protein, with protein MSSSIVHSVRKARQIAVFIDDVPGTLSEVTSLLSRQGLNIYALSLAEGIGHGYVRMVVDNPDEAIRVLREAEELVIEREVLLVDLVNVRGALGDMTRQLAEAGINLEYAYCAGGPSVEKGLVIVRVDQTEKALAVLGGEGR; from the coding sequence ATGAGTTCCTCCATCGTGCATAGCGTGCGCAAGGCCCGGCAGATCGCGGTGTTCATCGACGACGTCCCCGGGACGCTCTCGGAGGTGACGTCGCTGTTGAGCCGGCAGGGCCTGAACATCTACGCGCTGTCGCTGGCCGAGGGCATCGGCCACGGGTACGTGCGGATGGTCGTGGATAATCCGGACGAGGCCATCCGGGTCCTGCGCGAGGCCGAGGAACTGGTGATCGAGCGCGAGGTGCTGCTGGTGGATCTCGTGAACGTGCGCGGCGCGCTCGGGGACATGACGCGGCAGCTGGCGGAGGCCGGGATCAACCTGGAGTACGCCTACTGCGCCGGCGGGCCGAGCGTGGAGAAGGGGCTGGTGATCGTGCGGGTGGACCAGACCGAGAAGGCCCTCGCCGTGCTGGGCGGGGAGGGTCGTTGA
- a CDS encoding tetratricopeptide repeat protein: MAEILLDAAPRKARELYEKAMAAMERGNLDYAMDMFTSALEIEPRLLRARKFLRAAAVKKFKDAKGGAVTHAISSLTGLPQLLAVKAQLAKKPAEALKSAEKLIRKDPLNLTFVNLLAQAATAAEMPEVAIQTLEIARDHYPKNTDLLKELGRLYIETNQTHEARITYETLNELRPNDPLIVKALKDTAALDTMKKGGWSEASSYRDVMKDAKEAVILEQESKAVKSEKDISALIVEMQAKVEREPENVNYKRHLADLLARADRYEEALAILTEAHEASGKTDPQIDRALSALQLRYFDFQIEGLQKAGDAAGAEQKAKQRDTFVLDDAVDRVKRYPNDLQYRYDLGVILFERDRLNEAIQEFQLAQRNPQRRIRSLYYLAMCFKQKSQLDIAMEQLQKAASELSLMDDTKKDILYEMGTVAEQMGRREEAAKHYKEIYSVDIGYRDVAAKIEKAYAK, encoded by the coding sequence ATGGCAGAAATCTTGCTCGACGCCGCACCCCGCAAGGCCCGCGAACTGTACGAAAAGGCCATGGCCGCCATGGAGCGCGGCAACCTGGACTACGCGATGGACATGTTCACCTCCGCGCTCGAGATCGAGCCGCGGCTGCTCCGGGCGCGGAAGTTCCTGCGCGCGGCGGCCGTGAAGAAGTTCAAGGACGCGAAGGGCGGCGCGGTGACCCACGCGATCAGTTCGCTGACGGGGCTGCCGCAGTTGCTCGCGGTGAAGGCGCAGCTGGCCAAGAAGCCCGCCGAGGCGCTGAAGAGCGCGGAAAAGCTCATCCGCAAGGATCCGCTGAACCTGACGTTCGTCAACCTCCTCGCCCAGGCGGCCACCGCCGCCGAGATGCCGGAAGTCGCGATCCAAACGCTGGAGATCGCGCGGGACCACTACCCGAAAAACACGGACCTTCTGAAGGAGTTGGGCCGGCTCTACATCGAAACCAACCAGACCCACGAGGCGCGCATCACCTACGAGACGCTCAACGAGCTGCGGCCGAACGACCCGCTGATCGTCAAGGCGCTGAAGGATACCGCCGCATTGGACACGATGAAGAAGGGCGGCTGGTCCGAAGCGAGCTCGTACCGCGACGTGATGAAGGACGCCAAGGAGGCGGTGATCCTCGAGCAGGAATCCAAGGCCGTGAAGTCCGAGAAGGACATCAGCGCGCTGATCGTGGAGATGCAGGCCAAGGTCGAGCGCGAACCGGAGAACGTGAATTACAAGCGCCACCTGGCCGACCTGCTGGCCCGCGCCGACCGGTACGAGGAGGCCCTGGCCATCCTGACCGAGGCCCACGAGGCCTCCGGGAAGACCGACCCCCAGATCGACCGGGCCTTGAGCGCGCTGCAGTTGCGCTACTTCGACTTCCAGATCGAGGGCCTGCAGAAGGCCGGCGACGCGGCGGGCGCCGAGCAGAAGGCGAAGCAGCGGGACACGTTCGTGCTCGACGACGCGGTCGACCGCGTCAAGCGCTACCCGAACGACCTGCAGTACCGTTACGACCTGGGCGTGATCCTGTTCGAGCGCGACCGGCTGAACGAGGCCATCCAGGAGTTCCAGCTCGCGCAGCGCAACCCGCAGCGGCGCATCCGCTCGCTCTACTACCTGGCCATGTGCTTCAAGCAGAAGAGCCAGCTCGACATCGCCATGGAGCAACTCCAGAAGGCCGCCTCGGAATTGAGCCTCATGGACGACACCAAGAAGGACATCCTGTACGAGATGGGCACCGTGGCCGAGCAGATGGGCCGCCGCGAAGAGGCGGCCAAGCACTACAAGGAAATTTATTCGGTCGACATCGGGTACCGCGACGTGGCCGCGAAGATCGAGAAGGCCTACGCCAAGTGA
- a CDS encoding ferritin: MISSKMAKAINGQINKELYSSYLYLAMSAQAEDLGLKGFANWFRVQAAEENGHAMKFFHYLGEQGARVKLAAIDQPPVEFKSAKAMFEETLKHEKYVTASIHALVDLALAEKDHATGSFLKWFVDEQVEEEANAQEIVDWLKLAGDAGNALLFLDSKLGARKAD; this comes from the coding sequence ATGATCAGCAGCAAGATGGCGAAGGCGATCAACGGGCAGATCAACAAGGAATTGTATTCGTCGTACCTGTACCTGGCGATGTCGGCGCAGGCGGAGGACCTGGGGCTGAAGGGCTTTGCCAACTGGTTCAGGGTCCAGGCCGCCGAGGAAAACGGGCACGCGATGAAGTTTTTCCACTACCTGGGCGAACAAGGCGCGCGCGTCAAACTGGCCGCCATCGACCAGCCGCCTGTGGAATTCAAGTCCGCGAAGGCCATGTTCGAGGAAACCCTCAAGCACGAGAAATACGTCACGGCCAGTATCCATGCCCTCGTGGACCTCGCGCTCGCGGAGAAGGATCACGCGACGGGCAGTTTCCTGAAGTGGTTCGTGGACGAGCAGGTCGAGGAGGAGGCCAACGCCCAGGAGATCGTGGACTGGCTGAAGTTGGCCGGCGACGCCGGCAACGCCCTGTTGTTCCTCGATTCCAAGCTGGGCGCCCGCAAGGCGGACTAG
- a CDS encoding DUF1566 domain-containing protein → MSRHRCRGRAGRNATTGIVLASLLWGATAAAQTITSFTNGYLTFENPDPNLYYRVEYRPNLSGTDEWDGLYQRLRNIKTTDPFVCVPVGVMYRVAGRATPWPGDAVGNATPAQVLNGATFSTAAGSGLVGTMPNIGAQNVTPGATARSISAGYHNGSGTVEGDPDLVAGNIRTGFVIFGVSGSFRGIAGGTNEYDAGVPKTGQTIAYAAGDDGALERGVPWPNPRFTVLPNTNCVMDNLTGLTWARDANQFSRISWGLAITNCNDLSYGGYSDWRLPTVRELHSLVDFGQFTPSLPPDHPFNNVQMDYYWTSTTCADLSPWAWIVRFDLGYVYDDLKTITYFVWPVRGGP, encoded by the coding sequence ATGAGCAGACATCGCTGCAGGGGACGCGCGGGAAGAAACGCAACAACGGGAATAGTCCTGGCGAGTCTGTTGTGGGGCGCCACAGCGGCGGCGCAAACGATCACCTCGTTTACCAACGGGTACCTGACCTTCGAGAATCCGGATCCCAACCTGTACTACCGCGTAGAATATCGCCCGAATCTCTCGGGAACTGACGAGTGGGACGGGTTGTATCAGCGGCTGCGCAACATCAAAACAACCGACCCCTTCGTTTGCGTGCCGGTGGGCGTCATGTACCGGGTGGCCGGCCGCGCCACGCCGTGGCCCGGGGACGCCGTGGGCAACGCGACCCCGGCGCAAGTGCTCAATGGCGCCACGTTTTCCACGGCGGCCGGCTCCGGCCTGGTCGGCACGATGCCCAACATCGGGGCGCAAAACGTCACGCCGGGCGCGACGGCCAGGTCCATCAGTGCGGGCTATCACAACGGCTCGGGCACGGTGGAGGGGGACCCGGACTTGGTGGCGGGCAACATCCGAACCGGGTTCGTGATCTTCGGAGTTTCGGGATCCTTCAGGGGCATTGCCGGGGGAACAAACGAATATGACGCGGGCGTGCCGAAAACGGGGCAAACCATAGCCTACGCCGCCGGTGACGATGGAGCCTTGGAGCGAGGCGTCCCGTGGCCCAATCCCCGGTTTACCGTGCTGCCCAATACAAACTGCGTGATGGATAACCTCACAGGTTTGACCTGGGCGCGGGATGCAAATCAGTTCAGCCGAATCAGTTGGGGCCTCGCGATCACCAACTGCAACGATCTGTCGTATGGCGGGTATTCCGATTGGCGGCTGCCAACCGTGCGGGAATTGCATAGCCTGGTTGACTTCGGGCAGTTTACCCCGTCGCTGCCCCCGGACCACCCGTTCAACAACGTTCAGATGGACTACTATTGGACCAGCACCACGTGCGCGGACCTGTCCCCCTGGGCCTGGATCGTCCGTTTTGATCTTGGCTACGTGTACGATGACCTCAAAACAATCACCTACTTTGTCTGGCCCGTCCGCGGCGGCCCGTGA